The nucleotide sequence CCATGAGTAGAATGAGCAGGGGTTCAAGAAGGGTTAATGCGGTATCAATGAGGTGTTTTACTTCACTATCAAGATGCGAAGCAGCACGTTCCATCATGACAGCTATTTGTCCGCTTTTTTCACCACTAGCAATTAAATGCGTTGCCATTGGACTTAAATAACTTGTTTCTTTTAATGCTTGACTGATGGAACTTCCTTCTCTGACCCTTATGGTGGCGAGATCGAATGCATTACGCATGACCAGGTTAGTCACCAGACTTGCAGAAACACGCATGGTTTCCAGGACATTAACTCCGGCAGTAAATAAAATACTAAAGGTGTGAATATAGCGTGCTACATTAATGGATCTAACCAAATAGGAAACAATGGGTAATTTTAACAACACCTGATGCCAAGTGGTACGGATTTTCAGATTATGAAGACTCTTTTTAAAGCCCGCTAGTAGAATAATAATGATTCCCAAGCTAATTAATCCGTAAGATTTAATGAATCCACTGAGGGTAATAAGCACTTTAGTCATATTCGGCAAAGATTGGCCACTACTGGTAAAGACTTCAATAATTTTGGGCACGACAAAAGCAAGCAAGAAACCAATGATCGCAGTTGAAACAACAATCATCACAGAGGGATAAATAAGCGCCTGCTGAATTTTCTGTCTGGTTTCTTGCTGATTTTCAGTATATTGCGCCAGTTTTTCTAATACGAGATCCAAACGACCTGTTTGTTCACCTGCACCAACTGTTGCTCGATAAAGTTCTGGAAACGCATTAGGAAATTCAGCCATTGCTTGTGCCAAAGCATATCCTTCAAGTACTTTGGAGCGAACACCGATAATTAATTCTCGGACTTTATCTTTTTCGGTTTGCTCACTGACACCGCGCAAAGATTCTTCTACAGGAATACCGGCAGCAAGCAAAGTTGCCAACTGGCGAGTAAATAAGGATAAATCTTGCGCAGATAGCTTGTCTTTTCTGCGTGACTGCTGTTGCTTAACCAAAGCACGAATTTGTGTTGGAATTAAACCACGCTCACGGAGTAATTGGCGTGCTTGGCGTTCTGAATCAGCTTCAATAACACCTTTCGCAGTCGAACCCGCTTTATTTAGCGCTTGATAATGATAGGCGCCCATATTCACTACTATTAGTTTTAATAGGAAACAGTGTAATCTATTGGGTTTAGTAAGTCACTTAGGGTAGACTTGGTGGTGGTCAATCTTGGAGATGATAATGAACAAAGAAGTAATATACGAGAAAATAAAAGCACACGATGCTAAATTTATTGATTTGCGATTTACAGACACACGAGGAAAAGAACAACATATCACTATTCCTGTTGGGGCTGTAGATGATGATTTCCTTGAAAACGGTAAAATGATTGACGGATCTTCTATCAAAGGTTGGCAAAAAATTCATCAGTCAGATCTAACTCTTATGCCTGATATGGATACAATCCTTCCTGATCCATTTTATCAGGATAATACACTGATTCTTCGTTGCAATGTGGTTGATCCGCAAACTATGCTAGGTTATGACCGTGATCCACGTTCCATAGCACAGCGAGCAGAGGTTTATTTGCAATCGACCGGTATAGCAGATAAAGCTTTTTTTGGACCCGAGCCCGAATTTTTCCTGTTTGACGACGTGCGCTGGGAAACAAACATGAGTGGGTCTTTTTATAAAGTTGATTCTGATGAGGCACATTGGAATTCTGGTAAAAATTTTGAAGGTGGCAATATTGGCCATCGGCCCAGTGTCAAGGGTGGCTATTTCCCTGTTCCACCAGTCGACTCCTCACAGGATATCCGCTCTGCAATCTGTTTGACACTAGAGTCCTTAGGCATGGTTGTCGAAGCGCATCATCATGAAGTAGCTACCGGAAACCAATGTGAGGTAGCAACGCGTTTTAATAGCTTAACTAAAAAAGCCGACGAACTACAAATTTTAAAATATGTTATCCATAACGTAGCTCATAATTATGGTAAAACAGCGACTTTCATGCCTAAACCTTTAGTAGGTGATAATGGTAATGGTATGCATTGTCACCAATCTTTAATGAAAGATGGCGTCAACTTGTTTAGTGGTGATCAATATGCTGGTCTGTCAGAAACAGCCCTTTATTACATTGGTGGTATTATCAAGCATGCAAGAGCACTGAATGCCTTTACCAACCCGGCTACTAACAGTTACAAGCGTCTGGTTCCTGGTTTTGAAGCCCCTGTTTTACTGGCCTATTCGGCTCGTAACCGTTCTGCAGCGATCCGTATTCCTCATATTAATAATCCGAAAGGTCGTCGGATTGAGGTGCGCTTCCCGGATCCAATGGCTAACCCATATCTTGCATTTTCTGCAATGATGATGGCCGGATTGGATGGTATACAAAAGAAAATTCACCCAGGTCAACCCATTGATAAAGATCTTTATGATCTTCCTCCTGAAGAGTTGGTGGATGTACCTACGGTATGTGGCTCCCTGGAGCAAGCTGTACAACATCTACTAGAGGACCATGACTTTCTGTTGCAAGGTGATGTTTTTAGTCGCGATTTTATTAAAAGTTATATTTCTCTTCGCGAAGCTGAGATTGCACAAGTTAGAAGTCTTGTCCATCCTATTGAGTTTGAATTGTATTACAGTCTCTAAGAAGCCAGTAACTAAGGTATTATTATCATCTTCATACTGCTGACTGTCAGTTCTTTATAAACGCAGGTTTATTAGTGAATTGACAGTACAGGCAGGATAGCCGTTCAATGCCATTTTTATGGCTTCCTCCAAGTTTTTGAATATTACCAGGTGTAGTTAAGGGTAAAATCATTAAAATTATTAATAAAACTCAATTCTTCACCTTGAAATTGTTGGCGGATGTCCACATATAAGTGGAATGAAATGTCCCCTGTAGCATCTAAGCAATAAAGAATAAAGGGGTAAATCTAATAGTAATGCTCTTAGAAGTAATATTCGTGAGTATCCAGTATCATTTTTTTAATTTTTATGAGTCATGGGAGATTTATAAATGGTGGCTAAGCAACAAACAATGGGGTTCCAAACTGAAGTGAAACAGATGTTACATCTTGTTGTTCATTCACTTTACTCCAATAAGGAAATCTTTTTACGTGAATTAATCTCAAACGCATCTGATGCTTTGGATAAGCTTCGTTTCCTTGCTCTTGCTAATGCCTCATTGTACGAAAAAGACTCTGATCTACGTATCACTGTCGAATTCAATGAAAAGTTAAAAACAATCACAATCAAAGACAATGGTATTGGCTTAAGCTGGGATGAAGCGGTTGAAAATTTGGGTACTATCGCCAAGTCAGGAACCAAGGAATTTATGAGTCACTTAACGGGTGAACAAGCAAAAGATTCTCATCTGATTGGCCAATTCGGTGTCGGTTTTTATTCTGCTTTTATTGTGGCAGATAAGGTTACCGTTAAAAGCCGGCGTGCTGGCCTCAGCGCTGATGAAGGCATTGTCTGGCAATCCAATGGTGAAGGCGAGTTCACTATTGGCCAGGAAAAGAGAAAAGAGCGGGGCACAGAAATTATTTTGCACTTGAAGGAAGATCAGGATGAATTTTTGAGTGACTGGCGTTTGCGTAGCATTATCCATAAATATTCGGATCATATTTGTTGGCCAATTATGATGAAAAAAATGGATGAAGTTGAGCAAGAAGAGAAAAAAGAGAAAGCAAGCGAAAGCCCTGATTTTGAAGCGGTCAATAAAGCAACGGCTTTATGGACTATGCAAAAATCAGAAATCAGCGATGAAGATTATAAAACCCTCTATAAACATATCGCTCACGATTACCAGGATCCTTTAATCTGGTCCCATAACCACGTAGAAGGCAAACACGATTACATTAGTTTACTCTACATACCTGCAAATGCTCCCTTTGATTTATGGCAACAGGAAATGAAACACGGCCTAAAGCTCTATGTGAAGCGTGTTTTCATTATGGATGATGCAACCCAATTTTTGCCACGCTATCTACGATTTGTAAAAGGAATTGTGGATGCCAGTGATTTACCACTAAATGTTTCGCGTGAAATTCTACAAGATAATAAGCAGGTTGAGTCCATCAGAGCCGCATGTACTAAGCGTGTTTTGTCAATGCTGGATAAATTGAGTAAAGATGATCCAGAAAAATATCAACTTTTCTGGGAGCAATTTGGCTTGGCACTTAAGGAAGGACCGGTAGAGGATTATGCTAACCGAGAAGCAATCGCCAAATTATTGCGTTTTAGCAGCTCAACATCCAACTCAGAAAAGCAAACGGTTACCTTGGATGATTATGTTTCACGCATGAAAGAGGGGCAGGATAAAATTTATTACATCACGGCAGCTAGCTATAATGCAGCCAAAAATAGCCCACATCTTGAGATTTTCAATAAAAAAGGTATTGAGGTTTTGCTCTTAAGTGATCGTATTGATGAGTGGTTAGTTAGTTATTTAAGTGAGTTTAATGGCAAGAAATTGCAATCGATCAGTAAAGGCAAAGTCGATCTTCCGGCCGGTGATGACACGAGTGATACTCCACAAGCAAAAGAGCAGGAAAAGGCTTTGGAGCCCATGCTCAAGCAAATTAAAGATGTTCTTGGGGAGCGCGTCAAAGAAGTACAATTCACTAACCGCTTGACCAATTCGCCTGCTTGTATTGTGGCGGATGAACAGGACATGGGTTTGGAAATGCAGCGCATTTTGCAAGCAGCTGGGCAAAAGGTATCGGCGAGCAAACCCGTTTTTGAAATTAATCCGGAACATGCTTTGATCAAACGCTTACATGGCATAACGGATGATGGTTTATTTGCGGAGTGGGTTGTGATGTTATTCGAGCAAGCAGTCCTTGCAGAAGGAGGCCAGCTTGAAAATCCTGCTGATTTTGTTAGTCGAGTGAATAAACTCTTGTTGGAAGCTTAATAGCAAATTTAAGCCCGTTTTAGACGGGCTTTTTTATAATTCTAATATTACAGTCAGCCATCTTTGTCGCTTCCATTCTCTTGTCTGAGCTTGATGTCTGGAGAAACTGTTTTTTGATTAATCATGGAAAAAAAAATATAATCCCCCATTTTGGGGGATTATATGTTCGATCTTATTCAACTTTGGAAAAATATTTCTATAGAAAGTACGCCCGCACCTCAGCCTGTTACCCGTAGTTATGCTGTTGATACTAAACCAATAGCAATTAATTTTGATACGAATACGACCCAGTCAAGCTTTCAATTTAGAGCCTCACCCAAAGTTGTTTTTGTAAAAAGCGTGAAAAATTTAGTACCTGCTAATTTATACGATGATTTGCCAGCAGTCAGTCTAACTGATGAGGAAGAAACAGAACGTTTAGGGGTGATAGAACAGCAAAAAAAGAGAAATCCTGATTTTTACGATGGCCAACAAATGGTTATTACAGGTGTGGTCTATGATGAAGTTACGAATACAGTTTATATGGAAGCGAAAAAAGTTCCTTATTCTTTTATTGTCGCCTTATCAAACAAGAAATTTCCAGAGCAGAGTGAGCTTTATAAACAGAGCTTTTTTAAGACAGGTGTCCTTGCTCCTTTAGTAACCACTAATGGTAAAACTGTGTTAATGCAGCGAGTCCAACTTGGTTTATATTCTGTCCCTGGCGGTTTTTTGGAAGCACATGATGTTGAAAAAAGGCTAAATTTTGCTGATGGTCGAAATTTAGTGGTTGAAACAGCCAAGAGTGAAGTAACAGAAGAAATAGCAGGAGTTGCAGGGAAAAAAGAATTACGCTTCGATTTTTCCGAGCCTGAAATCACTGCGCTTTCCTTTCGAAGAACAGCCGGAAATCCAATAGGTACCGTGGAGTTTGTCGCGCCGGTGCAAGCCAAGTGTCATAGTGCCTATATAAGCAAGTATGTAATACCCAAGAATTTAGCTAAAGATGCGCGCGAACACTCAACTAATCACGCCGTTATACCTTTAGATTCACAAGACAGGGAAGCATTATTGACAACATTACTAACTGGACCTGGTATTCTTCCTGGTGCGGTTCTTCACTTACCAGTTGTATTGAGCTTAGCGAGCAAAGAAAATGCTGGTGCAATGATACCTTTGCCACGAAGAATCCCGAATAGGGGTTCAATTGCATGGCCATTGAGTATATTTTCAACCAAACCGGAAAAACCCTTGCCTTTAATTCACCAGGAAGAAGAAGTCAACGACACTGGTTTTAATTTAATTTCATAAGAATAATCGAATAAAAAAAGGCTCGTGAATACGGGCCTTTTTCAGAGTCTAATAGCGGTTTAGCTAACAGTGTATTACTCGTCTGTAAGACGAAAATATTTTGTGCCGAAATAACGTTGTAATTTTTTTCTGATAGTACCACGGCTGATTCCAAGCATTTTCGCTGCTTGCAGTTGATTACCACGACGTTTCTCCATAACAGCCTGTAGAAGAGGTGGCTCTACTTCAGAAAGAATCATGTCATACAGATCATCAATGGACTTGCCTTTATTTTCAGCAAGAAAGCGAGTTACTAAACCATAAACCAAGTCTTGAAGACCTTGTTCTTGTTTTGTAGTTTGAGAAGATGCTTGTGTATCAATGACATTCATCGTAACTTCCTTATTTTGGTTAAATCATTCTATCCCAATACTTTCACCATCAGGTGGAAGCAAGATTAATTGTACATGAAGGTTAATTGATAATCTACATAAATCTTAAGGTTCCCTTAATAATTGGTTGATTATCAGGCATACTTGACTCAATATACGTTAATATACTGACTATTCTTGCTTTATTTTATGCAGAGTGATTTATTTCAGCCTTTACCAGCGTTAAGAGCGAACAATCCGCTTGTTCAGAGGAAATGGAGATTTTTAAGTGTTTAAGGCGCCTTAACATACGTTCTTTTACTTCAGTATCAATCAAAAGTTCACTCAAAGTACGAGTTAATTCTGTTGCATTGCAATCGTATTGCAACAATTCAGGAACCACCATTTCATTTTGCAACAGGTTACATAAGCCCAGGTATTTTACTTTGATTAATTTCATCGCTGCGATATAACTAATCATGGAGCTTTTGTAGATAATGCACATGGGTTTTTCCAACAGTGCACACTCAAGAGAGGCTGTTCCAGAAGCTACCACGGCGCAATCACTGCAAGCAATGACCTCTCTGGCATGCCCAGGGATGAAAGAAACCCCAACCTTACTCTTAGCAAAATAATTTTTTACCAGAGTAGGGTTTAATGAACCCGCAATAGGAATAACAAAATGGATATTATCCTGCTGTTGGCTGAGCATTTCAGCTGTAGCAAGAAGTACGGGCATATGTCTTTCTATTTCATTATTTCTACTGCCAGGTAACATAGCAATTAAGCGTTTTTCAGCCGGTAAATTTAAATTTTCGCGAATAGTTTTAATATCAGTGTAAGGAAGGATTTTATCGACAAGTGGATGGCCCACGAAAGAAACAGGGACTCCTGCTTGCTGATAAAGTGTTTTTTCAAAGGGCAAGATAACAGCCATATGATCAACACAAGCACGAATCGTTTCAATCCGATTAGCTTTCCATGCCCAAATTTGGGGACTAA is from Legionella donaldsonii and encodes:
- the lspF gene encoding GspF family T2SS innner membrane protein variant LspF, whose amino-acid sequence is MGAYHYQALNKAGSTAKGVIEADSERQARQLLRERGLIPTQIRALVKQQQSRRKDKLSAQDLSLFTRQLATLLAAGIPVEESLRGVSEQTEKDKVRELIIGVRSKVLEGYALAQAMAEFPNAFPELYRATVGAGEQTGRLDLVLEKLAQYTENQQETRQKIQQALIYPSVMIVVSTAIIGFLLAFVVPKIIEVFTSSGQSLPNMTKVLITLSGFIKSYGLISLGIIIILLAGFKKSLHNLKIRTTWHQVLLKLPIVSYLVRSINVARYIHTFSILFTAGVNVLETMRVSASLVTNLVMRNAFDLATIRVREGSSISQALKETSYLSPMATHLIASGEKSGQIAVMMERAASHLDSEVKHLIDTALTLLEPLLILLMGAVVLFIVLATLLPIFSMEQLVT
- the glnA gene encoding type I glutamate--ammonia ligase → MNKEVIYEKIKAHDAKFIDLRFTDTRGKEQHITIPVGAVDDDFLENGKMIDGSSIKGWQKIHQSDLTLMPDMDTILPDPFYQDNTLILRCNVVDPQTMLGYDRDPRSIAQRAEVYLQSTGIADKAFFGPEPEFFLFDDVRWETNMSGSFYKVDSDEAHWNSGKNFEGGNIGHRPSVKGGYFPVPPVDSSQDIRSAICLTLESLGMVVEAHHHEVATGNQCEVATRFNSLTKKADELQILKYVIHNVAHNYGKTATFMPKPLVGDNGNGMHCHQSLMKDGVNLFSGDQYAGLSETALYYIGGIIKHARALNAFTNPATNSYKRLVPGFEAPVLLAYSARNRSAAIRIPHINNPKGRRIEVRFPDPMANPYLAFSAMMMAGLDGIQKKIHPGQPIDKDLYDLPPEELVDVPTVCGSLEQAVQHLLEDHDFLLQGDVFSRDFIKSYISLREAEIAQVRSLVHPIEFELYYSL
- the htpG gene encoding molecular chaperone HtpG → MVAKQQTMGFQTEVKQMLHLVVHSLYSNKEIFLRELISNASDALDKLRFLALANASLYEKDSDLRITVEFNEKLKTITIKDNGIGLSWDEAVENLGTIAKSGTKEFMSHLTGEQAKDSHLIGQFGVGFYSAFIVADKVTVKSRRAGLSADEGIVWQSNGEGEFTIGQEKRKERGTEIILHLKEDQDEFLSDWRLRSIIHKYSDHICWPIMMKKMDEVEQEEKKEKASESPDFEAVNKATALWTMQKSEISDEDYKTLYKHIAHDYQDPLIWSHNHVEGKHDYISLLYIPANAPFDLWQQEMKHGLKLYVKRVFIMDDATQFLPRYLRFVKGIVDASDLPLNVSREILQDNKQVESIRAACTKRVLSMLDKLSKDDPEKYQLFWEQFGLALKEGPVEDYANREAIAKLLRFSSSTSNSEKQTVTLDDYVSRMKEGQDKIYYITAASYNAAKNSPHLEIFNKKGIEVLLLSDRIDEWLVSYLSEFNGKKLQSISKGKVDLPAGDDTSDTPQAKEQEKALEPMLKQIKDVLGERVKEVQFTNRLTNSPACIVADEQDMGLEMQRILQAAGQKVSASKPVFEINPEHALIKRLHGITDDGLFAEWVVMLFEQAVLAEGGQLENPADFVSRVNKLLLEA
- a CDS encoding helix-turn-helix domain-containing protein; its protein translation is MNVIDTQASSQTTKQEQGLQDLVYGLVTRFLAENKGKSIDDLYDMILSEVEPPLLQAVMEKRRGNQLQAAKMLGISRGTIRKKLQRYFGTKYFRLTDE
- the lpxB gene encoding lipid-A-disaccharide synthase gives rise to the protein MSSAKHIVIIAGEESGDMHAAVLIQQLRAWDNNLIISGIGGRHMQEAGVQLISDLARFGVTGLSEVIRHLRVIKKAFKAIKAHLQTVKPDLLILVDYPGFNLRLAKFAKKKLGIRILYYISPQIWAWKANRIETIRACVDHMAVILPFEKTLYQQAGVPVSFVGHPLVDKILPYTDIKTIRENLNLPAEKRLIAMLPGSRNNEIERHMPVLLATAEMLSQQQDNIHFVIPIAGSLNPTLVKNYFAKSKVGVSFIPGHAREVIACSDCAVVASGTASLECALLEKPMCIIYKSSMISYIAAMKLIKVKYLGLCNLLQNEMVVPELLQYDCNATELTRTLSELLIDTEVKERMLRRLKHLKISISSEQADCSLLTLVKAEINHSA